TCCGCCAGTTCCTGTGTATCAGGTTTCTGGCCCAGGAACAGTGTTTTAAGATCAGATCCTTCGGAAGGGGCTTTCGGAGCCAGCAGGAAAGACAGTGGAGTCGGATAAAAATTATTGTGATAGAAAAGATTTCCGTTCAAAAAGAGAAAAAGTCCCAGCTGGATCCCGATCAGCGATCTGAAAAAGTTCTGCAGATTCCTGCGGAACAGAGAAACCAGGGTGTACGGGAGCAGGATCAGCAGGCAGATCGGGATGTAGACATTGACCAGTATGAAAAAAGGGTTGCAGAAATACTGAGTGATCTGTTCGAAGGCTCTGGCATTGACCAATCCTTCCAAGGGCTGATCATACTTGAGGATGTGGATGAAACTCACCAGCCCGTAAAACCCGACGATGGTCAGAAAGTATCTGGCCTTCTTGTTGATCTCGGTCAGGGCGAGCGGCAGCCAGACCATGCAGAGTCCGATCATCAGAAACAGCAGACGTGACTGCTGGAAACCGGTCCAGAATGCCTGCAGCTTTTCCAGATCCGTCTTCCAGAAAACCCTCCAGAACAGAAAACAGAGATTGAATACTGACAGCATGTAGAACGAAGTCGGCAACCAGCTCTGGCGTATGGCAGCCAGGAACTGGATCAGGAAAATTCCCAGCATCACTACTGGAATCAGGACAAAATTTCCGGGCAGGTTCTTGATGAACATCATCCCGAAATACAGGAAGACCGCGAGCTGTGAAAGTATCATCAGATACATGATCAGGCGATCCGAAAATCCGCGCTTTCTCTGTCCGGAAATCACGGATTTCTTGGTACCGTCCTTGAGTTTACTTAGCACTTTTTTGGCAGCCTGGACGCGAGGGGATTCTTTGACTTCTTCCTCTTCAGGAGCTTCATCTCCTCCAAAGGCTTTTTCAATGGACTTGACCGGCAGATCAAGGTTCTGGGCAAAGGCTGAATATGTGCTTGATTCCATTTCCGGCTTCTGAATCTCCGGAACTTTCTTTGGAACTTCAGTGTCGAATGCCGCGGAAATCTCTGAGAGCACATCATCAGACAGATCCTTATCGAGTGGAGGTGTCAACGGCAGTTCGTTGGCTATTTGATCCAGGTTGAGGACAGGAATTTTTTCAGCGGAAATATCTTCGTCCTTTTCCTCCTGGAAGAACTTATTTAATTTTTCAAGTTCCGCCTCCTTCTCAACATCTGTGATGGCAGGTGGTTCGATCACAGGTTGCAGTTCAGCAGAGACAGTGAAAACATTTGAGGCGGTCATATCTTCAAGCTTCAGGTCCTCGGGTTTGTCGTGCGATTCAGCTCCGGCTTCCACCAGCATCATCTCATCTGGTCTGTCGAATACGCTGGATACGCTCAGGTCTTCCAGCTTCTTTTCTTCCGGTTTATCGAACACACTGGATACACTCAGGTTCTCCAGCTTACTTTCCTCCGGTTCGTCGAATATATTTGATTCGCCTAGATTGTCGAGCATCTTCTCTTCAAGCTCACTGGTTGAGGGTTTGATGTCTTCTATAGAAAGAGTCAAATCTACAATTGGCTCTGCCGGCTTCTTCTCCTCTTCAGGGAAAGTGAATTTATCAAACAAAGTTTCCAGCTTTTCCAGTTTGGCGACAGGCTGCGGCTGTGATCCGGAAAGCGCTTCAGTGAGTGGCGGTGATGGAGCTGTGAAATCATCCGCACTGAGTCCGAGTTCTGTTGCTTCACCGGGTTCTGTGTTTTCAGAAACCTTGGCATCTTCAGGCCGGACATTTTCGCTGACGATTTCTTCCAGCACCGGAAGGTCAATCTCCTGCGCCGGTTCCGGCACTGATGCTACTTCTGCAGCTGCAGCTTCAGTCTGCTCAAAACCCATGTCGCCTGCGCTGAGGTTGGAAAAATCCACCTCCTGCAGTCCTCCTTCTGCGGGTTTCTGCTCAGCAGGAATCTTGTTCTTCAATTCAGCTGAAAATTCCCCGGAACCGAGGTTTTCAAATTCTTCTTCATTGAGTTCGAATTTGGGAGAATCCGGCTCTGATGCCTCGTCTTTGATCTTTTCCTCGAAATGGTCCAGGATATCGCTCAGATCCTTTTCGTCCAGATTAGACATTAAAGCCTCTCAAGCTTCAGAACTTTTTCAGTTAACCGGAACTTCATCGCTTTTCTCTGCCTCGAAATCATCGTCAAAATAATCATCCCCGTAAAAATAATCTTCCAGAAAATCCAGAATCTTCGGCATAGCGAGCTTGAAGAAGAGGAAACCCACTATCACGCCCTTCAGGAATCCCACGATCTGGCCGAGAATGAATCCTTTCAGAAAATCATTGTTTCCGCTCATCAGATGCTCCTTTTGATTTGAAGTCATGTATTTCCTGCACTACATTCTACATTCGGTCCGGCTTACTTGTAAATCATTTCATGAAATCCCCAAGCTGTTCGCGGGTGATTTTCCCATCCTTGAACAGCATGATCGTTCCAAGCTTACGGATCACTTCATCCCAGTCGTTTTTTAATTTCAAAGCCTGTCTGTAATATTCCAGCGCATGATCCAGATCCTGCAGGGAAAAATAAATCTCTCCTGCGTGATAGAAAATATACGGTTCCTCTTTTTCAAGTTCCATCGCCTGTTCGATCTGTTTTCTGGCCTGCTCCATGTCTCCCAGCTTAAAACTGGCCCAGGCCAGGCTGTCCAGATAGGCTCCATTCTGCGGTGAAAGCTGCAGGGCTTCCTGACAGAGGGACACAGCCCGTTTAAGGTCGATTCCGTTGTCTGCGAGCAGGTAGCCAAGATCATTGTAATATCTTGCGTTGGAGGGATTCAGCTTCAAGAGTATTTCATATTGCTGAAGGCTCTGATCCAGCTTGTTCCAGGAAAAATAAAGTTCAGCCAGGTGCTCGTGAGCCACGACCAGGCGATCATCCAGTGCGATCGATTTCAGAAGCCATTCTTCAGCTTCGGCGTTCATGGATTTACGGAAGAATAAATATCCCTTGGTCTCGATGATGGAGGCGTTGCTAGGGCAGAGAGCCAGAGCTTTGTCGATCATGGTCTGGGCTTCCTCCATCCTTGTGTTGTATCGAACCAGGAGATCAGCCATGTTGTTGAAAGCCACGCCGTCTTTTTCGTCTGCCTCCATCATTTTCTGGTAGAGGGCTTCTTCCAGATAAAACGGCGGGTCAGTATGATAGAACTTGTACAGCTCCAGAAAATCTTTGAGCAGAGTGATTTCTTTTCCCAGAAACAGCTTGAAGCTCTCAGTATTCTGCACCTTGAGGATGGCCTCGGCCTTGGAAAGTTCCAGAATGATGATTTTATGGGCATTCACATTGGTGTAGGCAAGCTGCCTGAAGATCTGGGCGATCAGATAATGAACCTGGGGCGAGCTGGAAAGCATGATGGCTTTCTCCATGGCTGCATAAGGGTCCAGCTTGCCGGCGGGTTTGGGCTCTTCCGGCTCAGGACCTGCTTTCTGGCGGCCGGCTTCCTCCTGCAGCGAAAAAAGAAGGCAGGCTGTGATGAAATGAGCCCAGGGGTTGTCCTGATTGATCAGGCTGTAATTGACTATCTGCCAGGAAAACTCAGCTTTCTCGCGCTCGTCCCGTGAAGGGAGAAGCTCGAATTTCAGAAGCAGAAACAGGGCAGTGTTGATCTGTTCCCCTGCTTCCATTTTTCGCAGGAATATATCGTACAGCTGATGAATTTCCTCTGTGCCTGTCTTTTTGAAAAACTTCAGAAGATATTCGGCTTTGGGAGCTTCCTCGGGAATCTGCAGCAGGCTTTGGTATATTTCCTCCGGATTTCTGGTTTCAGGAAGAGCCAGTTTGGGATAGAAAATTTCACTCGCGAAATCGATCTTGGTGAGGATGTTTTCCGAGCAGAAGAGCGGCAGTGTCAAAGCGAATATGACTAGCAGAAGGAATCTCACTTGAATACCTCTGGCAGTTTATTTTCAATATTTTATGCTAAGCTCGCTGGTTTTGCCAGAAACTTCGGAAAATCCGGGGGACCGGATTTCATTTCTGCCAGGGCCATTGCTCTCTTTACCTTTCCTGATTCCACTGTTATAATGAAGAAATCGTCATTCCGTGGAGAAATTCTAACTGATGCAATACAAGCAATTTCTGCTGGACCAGTTCCAGATCGATGCCATCGCAGCGATTGAGGATGGAAAATCAGTAGTGGTTTCCGCTCCTACAGGAGCCGGCAAGACCCTGATCGCTGAATACCTGATCGAGAAATTCCTGAAGGAAGACAAGCGCATCATCTACACTGCGCCGATCAAAGCGCTCAGCAATCAGAAATACCGCGATTTCAAAGGCGCGTGGGGACAGAAGGTGGGCATACTCACCGGCGACGTAGCCATCAACGAACGGGCTCCGGTCCTGATCATGACCACTGAAATCTTCCGCAACATGCTGATGAACGACCTGGAAGCCCTGGAAGGCGTCATGTACGTGATTTTCGATGAAATCCACTATATCAACGACATCGAGCGGGGAGTGATCTGGGAGGAGAGCATCATCTTCGCCCCCCCGGAAATGAGATTTCTGGCTCTCTCAGCCACCATCCCCAATGCAGCCAGCCTGGGAGGCTGGATTTCGCATATAAAGAAGCAGGAAGTGCAGGTGATCAGCTATCATCAGCGCCCTGTGCCGCTCAGACAGTATGTCTATGACGACAAGAACGGTTTGTTTCCGCTGGTGGAATTTAAAAAAACCCTTTCCAGGCAGCAGCAACCCCAGAAACGGGGGGGTTATCACCCTTTTCCTTTTTCCTTTTACAGGGACCTGATCAAGAAACTGCAGCAGGACAGACTGCTGCCGGCCCTCTTTTTCATCTTTTCCAGGGAAGCCACCTATAATTTCGGCTGGGAAGCTTACCGCAGCTTCAGCTTCAGCACACCTGAAGAACGCGAGAAGATCGGGCGTATTTTCGACACTGTGATCGGAGACCCGGAGCTTCTGCAGGTGGACAGCATCAGGCGCATGAAGAAGCTGGTGCTGGAGGGGATCGGCGTACACAACGCAGGCCTGCTCCCGATTCTGAAGGAAGCAGTGGAAGTTCTGTTCACTGAAAAACTCCTCAAGCTCCTGTTTGTA
The window above is part of the Candidatus Wallbacteria bacterium genome. Proteins encoded here:
- a CDS encoding tetratricopeptide repeat protein, giving the protein MRFLLLVIFALTLPLFCSENILTKIDFASEIFYPKLALPETRNPEEIYQSLLQIPEEAPKAEYLLKFFKKTGTEEIHQLYDIFLRKMEAGEQINTALFLLLKFELLPSRDEREKAEFSWQIVNYSLINQDNPWAHFITACLLFSLQEEAGRQKAGPEPEEPKPAGKLDPYAAMEKAIMLSSSPQVHYLIAQIFRQLAYTNVNAHKIIILELSKAEAILKVQNTESFKLFLGKEITLLKDFLELYKFYHTDPPFYLEEALYQKMMEADEKDGVAFNNMADLLVRYNTRMEEAQTMIDKALALCPSNASIIETKGYLFFRKSMNAEAEEWLLKSIALDDRLVVAHEHLAELYFSWNKLDQSLQQYEILLKLNPSNARYYNDLGYLLADNGIDLKRAVSLCQEALQLSPQNGAYLDSLAWASFKLGDMEQARKQIEQAMELEKEEPYIFYHAGEIYFSLQDLDHALEYYRQALKLKNDWDEVIRKLGTIMLFKDGKITREQLGDFMK